From Portunus trituberculatus isolate SZX2019 chromosome 50, ASM1759143v1, whole genome shotgun sequence, the proteins below share one genomic window:
- the LOC123499639 gene encoding torso-like protein isoform X3: protein MEAINSTVCNAVRSHLSACEATDMGGAGAWAALVVAVCVMCSEGEGGVAPSTAELYENELGSNDYLKVGRSLNLLPRFGFLSLSIKVFPEKDSNYWLFRERTVEVFRKNSYWAVKNHGQPSSSTQSPRRPYDPHFVVDFCDNVQDLLTAYFDNFYIEGVPEPHRIFTSSISVQATAKHLGIHPTYLRSMYSFVLVRLLRRNSRATLDGQLALTSSFKSATSRIRVGSTESVNQFLDQYGTHVITEYEVGDVLYQVYVFGNRTYWDFKNNFAMSTTLSKDVIVKALSAPPPLPPRGAKHLCLPRIEGRNIQFTK, encoded by the exons ATGGAGGCGATCAACTCGACCGTGTGCAATGCGGTCCGCAGCCACCTCAGCGC GTGTGAAGCGACGGAcatgggcggggcgggggcgtGGGCTgccctggtggtggcggtgtgcgTGATGTGCAGCGAGGGTGAGGGCGGTGTTGCCCCGAGCACTGCAGAATTGTACGAGAACGAGCTCGGCTCCAACGACTACCTCAAGGTGGGGCGGTCCCTCAACCTGCTGCCTCGCTTCGGTTTCCTGTCACTCTCCATCAAG GTGTTTCCCGAGAAGGACAGCAACTACTGGCTGTTCCGGGAGAGGACCGTTGAGGTGTTCCGCAAGAATTCATACTGGGCGGTCAAGAATCACGgccagccctcctcctccacgcagaGCCCGCGCCGACCCTACGATCCGCACTTCGTCGTTGACTTCTGCGACAACGTACAAGACCTGCTCACAGCTTACTTTGACAACTTCTACATCGAAGGCGTCCCGGAACCCCACCGTATCTTTACAAGCTCCATATCGGTCCAAGCCACCGCGAAGCACCTGGGCATCCATCCCACCTACCTGAGGTCCATGTACTCCTTCGTGCTGGTCCGCCTGCTCCGCCGCAACAGCCGCGCCACGCTGGACG GTCAGCTGGCACTCACAAGCAGCTTCAAGAGTGCCACCAGCCGCATCCGTGTTGGCTCGACGGAGTCTGTCAATCAGTTCCTAGACCAGTACGGCACCCACGTCATCACCGAGTATGAGGTGGGCGACGTGCTCTACCAAGTGTATGTGTTTGGCAACAGAACCTACTGGGACTTCAAGAACAACTTTGCCATGAGTACCAC CCTTAGCAAGGATGTTATTGTGAAAGCCTTGTCTgcacccccaccactaccaccaagagGAGCCAAACATCTATGCCTCCCaagaatagagggaaggaaCATTCAATTCACAAAGTAG
- the LOC123499639 gene encoding torso-like protein isoform X1, whose product MEAINSTVCNAVRSHLSACEATDMGGAGAWAALVVAVCVMCSEGEGGVAPSTAELYENELGSNDYLKVGRSLNLLPRFGFLSLSIKVFPEKDSNYWLFRERTVEVFRKNSYWAVKNHGQPSSSTQSPRRPYDPHFVVDFCDNVQDLLTAYFDNFYIEGVPEPHRIFTSSISVQATAKHLGIHPTYLRSMYSFVLVRLLRRNSRATLDGQLALTSSFKSATSRIRVGSTESVNQFLDQYGTHVITEYEVGDVLYQVYVFGNRTYWDFKNNFAMSTTEDDLIRMERYFSPSHALYVGNVKLASGNPHFEEAVQHRLLEVTHFRLYNSIFQIFKIPDLEERLEQLDGQVVIGLKLEKITKIVPKSPERHWLGEILDNTLSLFYVTM is encoded by the exons ATGGAGGCGATCAACTCGACCGTGTGCAATGCGGTCCGCAGCCACCTCAGCGC GTGTGAAGCGACGGAcatgggcggggcgggggcgtGGGCTgccctggtggtggcggtgtgcgTGATGTGCAGCGAGGGTGAGGGCGGTGTTGCCCCGAGCACTGCAGAATTGTACGAGAACGAGCTCGGCTCCAACGACTACCTCAAGGTGGGGCGGTCCCTCAACCTGCTGCCTCGCTTCGGTTTCCTGTCACTCTCCATCAAG GTGTTTCCCGAGAAGGACAGCAACTACTGGCTGTTCCGGGAGAGGACCGTTGAGGTGTTCCGCAAGAATTCATACTGGGCGGTCAAGAATCACGgccagccctcctcctccacgcagaGCCCGCGCCGACCCTACGATCCGCACTTCGTCGTTGACTTCTGCGACAACGTACAAGACCTGCTCACAGCTTACTTTGACAACTTCTACATCGAAGGCGTCCCGGAACCCCACCGTATCTTTACAAGCTCCATATCGGTCCAAGCCACCGCGAAGCACCTGGGCATCCATCCCACCTACCTGAGGTCCATGTACTCCTTCGTGCTGGTCCGCCTGCTCCGCCGCAACAGCCGCGCCACGCTGGACG GTCAGCTGGCACTCACAAGCAGCTTCAAGAGTGCCACCAGCCGCATCCGTGTTGGCTCGACGGAGTCTGTCAATCAGTTCCTAGACCAGTACGGCACCCACGTCATCACCGAGTATGAGGTGGGCGACGTGCTCTACCAAGTGTATGTGTTTGGCAACAGAACCTACTGGGACTTCAAGAACAACTTTGCCATGAGTACCAC CGAGGATGACTTGATACGAATGGAGCGATACTTCTCGCCTTCACACGCCCTGTATGTGGGCAACGTCAAGCTGGCTTCAG gcaacccccactttgAGGAGGCCGTGCAGCACAGACTTCTGGAGGTAACACACTTCCGCTTATACAACAGCATCTTCCAAATTTTCAAGATCCCAGACCTAGAGGAGAGACTGGAGCAGCTGGATGGACAGGTGGTCATTGGCCTCAAGCTAGAGAAGATCACCAAAATTGTTCCCAAGTCCCCAGAGCGTCACTGGCTTGGAGAGATTCTCGAcaacactctctcactcttctatgTGACAAtgtga
- the LOC123499639 gene encoding torso-like protein isoform X2 gives MGGAGAWAALVVAVCVMCSEGEGGVAPSTAELYENELGSNDYLKVGRSLNLLPRFGFLSLSIKVFPEKDSNYWLFRERTVEVFRKNSYWAVKNHGQPSSSTQSPRRPYDPHFVVDFCDNVQDLLTAYFDNFYIEGVPEPHRIFTSSISVQATAKHLGIHPTYLRSMYSFVLVRLLRRNSRATLDGQLALTSSFKSATSRIRVGSTESVNQFLDQYGTHVITEYEVGDVLYQVYVFGNRTYWDFKNNFAMSTTEDDLIRMERYFSPSHALYVGNVKLASGNPHFEEAVQHRLLEVTHFRLYNSIFQIFKIPDLEERLEQLDGQVVIGLKLEKITKIVPKSPERHWLGEILDNTLSLFYVTM, from the exons atgggcggggcgggggcgtGGGCTgccctggtggtggcggtgtgcgTGATGTGCAGCGAGGGTGAGGGCGGTGTTGCCCCGAGCACTGCAGAATTGTACGAGAACGAGCTCGGCTCCAACGACTACCTCAAGGTGGGGCGGTCCCTCAACCTGCTGCCTCGCTTCGGTTTCCTGTCACTCTCCATCAAG GTGTTTCCCGAGAAGGACAGCAACTACTGGCTGTTCCGGGAGAGGACCGTTGAGGTGTTCCGCAAGAATTCATACTGGGCGGTCAAGAATCACGgccagccctcctcctccacgcagaGCCCGCGCCGACCCTACGATCCGCACTTCGTCGTTGACTTCTGCGACAACGTACAAGACCTGCTCACAGCTTACTTTGACAACTTCTACATCGAAGGCGTCCCGGAACCCCACCGTATCTTTACAAGCTCCATATCGGTCCAAGCCACCGCGAAGCACCTGGGCATCCATCCCACCTACCTGAGGTCCATGTACTCCTTCGTGCTGGTCCGCCTGCTCCGCCGCAACAGCCGCGCCACGCTGGACG GTCAGCTGGCACTCACAAGCAGCTTCAAGAGTGCCACCAGCCGCATCCGTGTTGGCTCGACGGAGTCTGTCAATCAGTTCCTAGACCAGTACGGCACCCACGTCATCACCGAGTATGAGGTGGGCGACGTGCTCTACCAAGTGTATGTGTTTGGCAACAGAACCTACTGGGACTTCAAGAACAACTTTGCCATGAGTACCAC CGAGGATGACTTGATACGAATGGAGCGATACTTCTCGCCTTCACACGCCCTGTATGTGGGCAACGTCAAGCTGGCTTCAG gcaacccccactttgAGGAGGCCGTGCAGCACAGACTTCTGGAGGTAACACACTTCCGCTTATACAACAGCATCTTCCAAATTTTCAAGATCCCAGACCTAGAGGAGAGACTGGAGCAGCTGGATGGACAGGTGGTCATTGGCCTCAAGCTAGAGAAGATCACCAAAATTGTTCCCAAGTCCCCAGAGCGTCACTGGCTTGGAGAGATTCTCGAcaacactctctcactcttctatgTGACAAtgtga
- the LOC123499912 gene encoding 5-hydroxytryptamine receptor 1-like, whose translation MTPHPAQAATSAPHMPAANITSTPEVSIGASILWAFLLTATHNLTLAEHSTLPPGLQHAVPETTSAPLEIYSTPRLQVSTTNPAGVSQPLLLLMSGNKSSVTEFVVEPFRTMPTMFPPLPQESQPTPLVYLIPRKGGRTAGQNRSSLMARLIDDREGGTTLSGGNTVRFSGNGKLLAKPRTMSPVNTQTSGGSKEPPVLLRSSSTHEPPDEGQDSLPPPPQPPSGESEGSPEVLIHSLVTPDPSGSPKTLTIEAVASPEPLTTRLVPEVESSLEPEPEPLPFLIVSEVEGSPEPEPLITHSVPEVEGSPEPPPKLITALFVASQLPGESETFAGSSAASSQKTPASTAPIVPEGCNSSSQQPPNEGCSHSATLQASESSSFLPEAHETNETVNDTAGAEAREASRGSGIQWSTFKVVMFVVQFVIMVETVFGNLMVILSVKMEKKLQTPFNYYIVNLAFTDMNVGISVMSLFMIYNLYDYFPFNAFLCHYWVWSDYTMTFESVMTLAAISIDRLWSVTWSLHYRNHNSTRKSLYIILGTWCLVGFIWLPPFLYDRVVNVYAAGDCYWDTVLNKNLVAYVGFLGYYTPLLVMLGAYAKILLVVRKRAASIRDAARKDAVKLLVTPMERTLKIELPSIQADPSSGGGGGGGSGGGGGDQKRLVAGAAATQPKDDKQEQKLKREMKAVYTLLNIVVIFLLCWVPFYILFVLSAWFPTLFPTWYVTFSYWMAYINSAVNPILYPLSSPEFRQAYKKVLRAMIGRA comes from the exons ATGACGCCTCACCCTGCTCAGGCGGCGACCAGCGCACCTCACATGCCTGCGGCAAACATAACATCCACCCCAGAAGTGTCCATTGGGGCCTCAATCTTATGGGCGTTTCTcctcactgccacacacaacCTTACTCTGGCGGAACACAGCACGCTTCCCCCTGGCTTGCAACATGCCGTACCGGAGACAACTTCAGCACCTCTGGAAATTTATTCGACACCTCGGCTTCAAGTGTCAACTACGAACCCCGCAGGAGTGTCCCAGCCACTACTCCTGCTTATGTCTGGGAATAAATCTTCAGTCACAGAGTTTGTCGTTGAGCCGTTCAGGACGATGCCCACTATGTTCCCACCACTGCCTCAGGAGTCGCAACCAACCCCTCTCGTGTACCTGATACCCAGGAAAGGAGGCCGCACCGCTGGCCAGAACCGCAGCAGCCTCATGGCCAGGCTGATCGATGACAGAGAAGGAGGGACGACGCTGTCGGGTGGGAACACGGTACGGTTTTCTGGCAATGGTAAATTATTGGCAAAGCCTCGCACCATGTCACCAGTGAACACACAAACCTCTGGTGGAAGCAAGGAACCGCCGGTCCTACTCAGAAGTTCATCAACACACGAGCCTCCTGATGAAGGTCAGGattccctgccaccaccaccacaaccaccttccGGCGAGAGTGAAGGTTCTCCAGAAGTACTCATTCACTCCTTGGTAACACCAGATCCTTCTGGTTcaccaaaaacactcacaaTTGAGGCTGTGGCTTCGCCAGAACCACTTACAACTCGCTTAGTACCTGAGGTCGAGAGTTCACTAGAACCAGAACCGGAACCACTCCCTTTTCTAATTGTATCCGAGGTCGAGGGTTCACCAGAACCAGAACCACTCATAACTCACTCAGTACCTGAGGTCGAGGGTTCACCGGAACCACCGCCAAAACTAATCACAGCATTGTTCGTAGCGTCACAACTTCCTGGGGAAAGTGAGACATTCGCAGGCTCCTCGGCAGCATCAAGCCAGAAAACGCCTGCCTCGACAGCCCCCATAGTACCTGAGGGCTGCAACTCATCATCCCAACAGCCTCCAAACGAAGGGTGTTCACACAGCGCGACGCTCCAGGCCTCGGAATCTTCCAGCTTTCTCCCAGAGGCGCACGAGACAAACGAAACTGTGAACGACACTGCTGGGGCGGAGGCAAGAGAAGCGTCGCGGGGAAGCGGCATCCAGTGGTCGACATTCAAGGTGGTAATGTTCGTGGTCCAGTTTGTCATCATGGTGGAGACGGTGTTCGGGAACCTGATGGTGATTCTGTCCGTCAAGATGGAGAAAAAGCTGCAGACGCCCTTCAATTACTACATCGTAAACCTCGCCTTCACAGACATGAATGTCGGCATCTCCGTCATGTCGCTCTTCATGATATACAACCTGTACGACTACTTCCCTTTCAACGCCTTCCTCTGCCACTACTGGGTGTGGAGCGACTACACTATGACCTTCGAGTCCGTCATGACCCTGGCCgccatcag CATAGACCGTCTGTGGAGTGTCACGTGGTCTCTGCATTACCGTAACCACAATTCCACTCGCAAGTCTCTGTACATCATCCTGGGCACGTGGTGTCTCGTGGGGTTCATCTGGTTGCCGCCTTTCCTCTACGATCGCGTCGTCAACGTGTACGCCGCGGGGGACTGCTACTGGGACACCGTGCTCAACAAAAACctg GTGGCGTACGTCGGGTTCCTGGGCTACTACACGCCGCTGCTGGTGATGCTCGGTGCCTACGCCAAGATCCTGCtggtggtgaggaagagagCTGCCTCAATCAGGGACGCCGCCAGGAAG GATGCTGTCAAGCTGTTGGTGACGCCAATGGAGCGAACACTGAAGATTGAGCTT CCGAGCATCCAAGCAGACCCCAGTTCCGGCgggggaggaggcggcggcagcggGGGAGGCGGCGGCGACCAGAAGCGACTGGTGGCGGGGGCGGCGGCGACACAACCGAAGGACGACAAGCAGGAGCAGAAGTTGAAACGGGAGATGAAGGCTGTGTACACCCTGCTTAACATTGTGGTGATCTTCCTCCTGTGCTGGGTGCCCTTCTACATACTCttcgtg CTGAGTGCCTGGTTCCCGACTCTCTTCCCTACCTGGTACGTCACGTTCAGTTACTGGATGGCTTACATCAACTCGGCCGTCAACCCGATCCTCTACCCGCTGTCCTCGCCGGAGTTCCGCCAGGCCTACAAAAAGGTGCTCCGCGCGATGATCGGTCGGGCTTAA